The Streptomyces sp. NBC_01255 genome window below encodes:
- a CDS encoding mandelate racemase/muconate lactonizing enzyme family protein, with product MRITGITTHVVGTPWRDLTYVLVHTDEGLTGVGETRMLGHTDALIGYLREAEANHIAGSDPFAVEDLVRRMKYGDFGRAGEIVMSGIAVVEMACWDIKGKALGVPVWQLLGGQVTDRVPAYANGWYTTERTPEAYHAAARAVVARGYRALKIDPFGNGRFELDAERSRDAVALIEAVRDAIGPDTELMVEMHGRFSPATAVRLARELAPFRPAWLEEPVPPENLKALRKVADKVDLPIATGERIHDRIEFRELFESQAADIIQPDVGHIGGILEARKLAATAETHYVLVAPHNVGGSVLTAASLQLAACTPNFKILEHFNDFADAEITKVVHGAPEVDPETGCFAVSHAPGLGVELDVDAAAEFPQQRARFDLWAEGWEKRRPR from the coding sequence GTGCGCATCACGGGAATCACCACGCATGTCGTCGGAACGCCCTGGCGCGATCTGACCTACGTCCTGGTCCACACCGACGAGGGCCTGACCGGTGTCGGCGAGACCCGGATGCTCGGGCACACCGATGCCCTGATCGGCTACCTCCGCGAGGCGGAGGCGAACCACATCGCCGGCTCCGACCCGTTCGCGGTCGAGGATCTCGTACGCCGCATGAAGTACGGCGATTTCGGACGGGCCGGTGAGATCGTGATGTCGGGCATCGCCGTCGTCGAGATGGCGTGCTGGGACATCAAGGGCAAGGCGCTCGGCGTGCCCGTGTGGCAGCTGCTCGGCGGGCAGGTGACCGACCGCGTCCCGGCGTACGCGAACGGCTGGTACACCACCGAGCGCACCCCGGAGGCCTATCACGCGGCGGCCCGTGCGGTCGTGGCCCGCGGCTACCGGGCGCTGAAGATCGACCCGTTCGGCAACGGCCGGTTCGAGCTGGACGCCGAGCGGTCGCGGGACGCGGTCGCGCTCATCGAGGCCGTACGGGACGCGATCGGGCCGGACACCGAGCTGATGGTGGAGATGCACGGCCGGTTCTCCCCCGCGACGGCGGTCCGGCTCGCCCGCGAACTGGCACCGTTCCGGCCCGCGTGGCTGGAGGAGCCGGTGCCGCCGGAGAATCTCAAGGCCCTGCGGAAAGTGGCCGACAAGGTCGACCTGCCGATCGCGACCGGGGAGCGGATCCACGACCGGATCGAGTTCCGGGAGCTGTTCGAGTCACAGGCAGCCGACATCATCCAGCCGGACGTCGGGCACATCGGCGGCATCCTGGAGGCCCGGAAGCTCGCCGCCACCGCCGAGACCCACTACGTGCTCGTCGCCCCGCACAACGTCGGGGGCTCGGTCCTCACCGCCGCCTCCCTCCAACTCGCCGCCTGCACCCCGAACTTCAAGATCCTGGAGCACTTCAACGACTTCGCGGACGCCGAGATCACGAAGGTGGTGCACGGGGCCCCGGAGGTCGATCCGGAGACGGGCTGCTTCGCCGTCTCGCACGCGCCGGGCCTCGGTGTCGAGCTGGACGTGGACGCGGCGGCCGAATTCCCGCAGCAGCGCGCCCGGTTCGACCTGTGGGCCGAGGGCTGGGAGAAGAGGCGGCCCCGATGA
- a CDS encoding zinc-dependent alcohol dehydrogenase, with product MSGRPAHGPARRSRAIVVDAPGEHRLVEREVPEPGPGEVRVRVAAAGICLSDRELYDGHRAPGYVRYPVVPGHEWSGTVEAVGAGVDPALAGRPCVAEGFRSCGTCERCRYGDTSLCTAGYAETGFTEPGAFADHLVIPARLLHPLPHGVDLRAAALLEPAAVVAAAVRAGRPRPGERIAVVGAGTLGLLAVQWLAASSPAELAVVDPRTERAAQALAFGAGRALSPAEADDVSGRYDLVVETAGAPTTAASSCLLARRGGRVVLTGMFAAGATGIDPVRLSVSQLELRSVFGASSAAWADAVRAFSAGLLDPAPLVTHTFPLERFDGALALVGGGAPGTGKVLLRP from the coding sequence ATGAGCGGCCGACCGGCACACGGACCGGCCCGTCGGAGCCGCGCGATCGTCGTCGACGCACCGGGCGAACACCGTCTGGTCGAACGGGAGGTGCCCGAGCCGGGACCGGGCGAGGTCCGGGTACGGGTCGCCGCCGCCGGGATCTGCCTGAGCGACCGCGAGCTGTACGACGGTCACCGCGCCCCCGGCTACGTCCGCTATCCGGTGGTCCCCGGGCACGAGTGGTCCGGCACCGTGGAGGCCGTCGGCGCCGGGGTCGACCCCGCGCTCGCGGGCCGGCCGTGCGTCGCCGAGGGCTTCCGGTCCTGCGGCACGTGCGAGCGGTGCCGTTACGGGGACACCAGCCTCTGCACGGCCGGGTACGCGGAGACCGGCTTCACCGAGCCGGGCGCCTTCGCCGACCACCTGGTGATCCCCGCACGCCTGCTTCACCCGCTCCCCCACGGCGTGGACCTGCGGGCCGCGGCGCTCCTCGAACCCGCCGCCGTCGTCGCGGCGGCGGTACGGGCCGGGCGGCCGCGCCCGGGCGAGCGGATCGCCGTCGTCGGCGCCGGGACGCTCGGCCTGCTCGCCGTCCAGTGGCTCGCCGCCTCCTCCCCCGCCGAGCTCGCCGTCGTCGACCCCCGTACGGAACGGGCCGCGCAGGCCCTGGCCTTCGGCGCAGGCCGGGCCCTCTCCCCGGCGGAGGCGGACGACGTGTCCGGGCGCTACGACCTGGTCGTGGAGACCGCCGGGGCGCCCACGACGGCCGCGTCCTCCTGCCTGCTCGCTCGGCGGGGCGGCCGGGTGGTGCTGACCGGCATGTTCGCGGCGGGCGCCACCGGCATCGACCCGGTCCGTCTCTCGGTGAGCCAGCTGGAACTCCGCTCCGTCTTCGGCGCCTCCTCCGCCGCCTGGGCGGACGCGGTACGCGCCTTCTCGGCCGGACTGCTCGACCCGGCACCGCTCGTCACCCACACGTTCCCGCTGGAGCGGTTCGACGGGGCGCTCGCCCTGGTGGGCGGCGGCGCCCCCGGGACCGGAAAGGTCCTCCTGCGCCCCTGA
- a CDS encoding LacI family DNA-binding transcriptional regulator → MVTLVEVARHAGVSASTVSYVLSGKRPISDPTRRRVRASIEQLGYQPHAGARALASSRSRIIALMVPLRTDMYVPVMLEIAVAVATTARAHGYDVLLLTGEEGPSALRRVTGSGLAEAVILMDVQLDDERLPVLRAAGPPAVLVGLPADPAGLDCVDLDFMAAGALCVEHLAGLGHREIAVIGEAPGVYARHTGFAERTLRGLRDRAAELGVGLLHRPCEGGHDAVAGVLARIFDERPGVSAFVVQNETAVEPLLALLRRTGRAVPEDVSVVAVCPDPIAAQASVALTSVAIPAQELGRRAVERLITGLSGRPGDDGTEDDRPEGDRAEGDTAPTAGVELLTPVLTARDSSGPPPARPFRS, encoded by the coding sequence ATGGTCACCCTTGTCGAGGTCGCCCGGCACGCCGGTGTGTCGGCGAGCACGGTCAGCTACGTGCTCAGCGGCAAGCGTCCCATCTCCGACCCGACCCGGCGGCGGGTGCGGGCCAGCATCGAGCAGCTCGGTTACCAACCCCACGCAGGCGCCCGGGCGTTGGCGAGCAGCCGGTCGCGGATCATCGCGCTGATGGTGCCGCTGAGGACCGACATGTACGTGCCGGTGATGCTGGAGATCGCGGTCGCCGTCGCCACCACCGCCCGGGCACACGGCTACGACGTGCTGCTGCTCACCGGCGAGGAGGGCCCCTCGGCGCTGCGCCGGGTCACCGGCAGCGGTCTGGCCGAGGCCGTGATCCTCATGGACGTCCAGCTCGACGACGAGCGGCTGCCGGTGCTGCGCGCGGCGGGCCCGCCCGCCGTCCTGGTCGGACTGCCGGCCGACCCCGCGGGACTGGACTGCGTCGACCTGGACTTCATGGCGGCCGGGGCGCTGTGCGTGGAGCATCTGGCCGGCCTCGGGCACCGGGAGATCGCCGTGATCGGGGAGGCCCCCGGGGTCTACGCCCGGCACACCGGCTTCGCCGAGCGGACCCTGCGCGGCCTGCGCGACCGGGCCGCCGAGTTGGGCGTCGGGCTGCTGCACCGGCCCTGCGAGGGCGGTCACGACGCGGTCGCGGGGGTCCTGGCCCGGATCTTCGACGAGCGGCCAGGGGTCAGCGCCTTCGTCGTGCAGAACGAGACGGCTGTCGAGCCATTGCTCGCGCTGCTGCGGCGTACGGGCCGGGCCGTGCCCGAGGACGTGTCGGTCGTCGCCGTCTGCCCGGACCCGATCGCCGCCCAGGCCTCGGTGGCGCTCACCTCGGTGGCGATCCCCGCGCAGGAGCTGGGCCGCCGGGCGGTGGAGCGGCTGATCACGGGCCTCTCCGGGCGGCCCGGCGACGACGGGACGGAAGACGACCGGCCGGAAGGCGACCGGGCGGAAGGCGACACCGCCCCGACGGCGGGCGTCGAGCTCCTCACGCCGGTCCTGACGGCCCGGGACAGCTCCGGCCCCCCGCCGGCGCGACCGTTCAGGAGCTGA
- a CDS encoding glycosyl hydrolase family 95 catalytic domain-containing protein, whose protein sequence is MTHGTWEPAPAARWEDAFLTGNGRHGALVFGDPEDDRVIVTHHTLVRPNNTAADTAPPRLADALPALQDALLAGDTTAAERFTDGRPLRWVRPFHPAFQTRVRRAPFSTGAATRRSVDFTTGVVAGVSGERRSEVFVSRADDVLVQYVSQPGPVVEVDLDHRLPGVPAELATGRGLATAGREAVLTLRARYPDSPLGYTGLTLLLSDTGRTTITASGVRIEGARQLLLLTRVRRHEADTCTAMDGETEGLRALVDSGGPLPDLAVVHARLLARHTALHGPAYGRVALDLGADATERALPGSALLGRPDSAALLERLFAAGRYHLLSSSGLLPPRLTGLWTGDWNTAWSGAFTTNANLNLQTASAVAADLPEVTEAQIRLIRRQLADWRDNAREIFGARGIVAPTHTDGVSGHTYHFSREYPLHLWTAGADWLLVPPLAHEEASGRRDPRVTGILRELAAFYEDFLTRTGPDGRIVIVPSYSPENRPQGGSWGAVDATMDIAAARHALRAAADRAPDPDATRLRALTDRLPPYRVNGDGALAEWARPGLGDRYDHRHLSHLYPVWPLDEINPYDTPDLARAARRALELRGSENDSAHGHLHHGLVAARLGDAARTEGALARVLTGDYFHDSLMSAHYPARDVYNADAAHTLPALLIEALVQSTPDRLVLLPAPPARCPRGRLTGVRTRFGARVDLDWSPGEYHAVVRPDRDANVELRNPAGATRLVLRAGEARVVSS, encoded by the coding sequence GTGACCCACGGCACCTGGGAGCCCGCGCCCGCCGCCCGCTGGGAGGACGCCTTCCTCACCGGGAACGGCCGGCACGGCGCCCTGGTCTTCGGCGACCCCGAGGACGACCGGGTGATCGTCACCCACCACACCCTCGTACGGCCGAACAACACCGCCGCCGACACCGCGCCGCCCCGCCTCGCCGACGCGCTGCCGGCCCTTCAGGACGCCCTGCTCGCCGGCGACACGACCGCCGCCGAACGCTTCACGGACGGCCGGCCGCTGCGCTGGGTGCGGCCCTTCCACCCCGCGTTCCAGACCCGGGTCCGCCGCGCACCCTTCAGTACCGGCGCGGCGACACGTCGATCCGTCGACTTCACCACCGGGGTGGTCGCCGGCGTGTCCGGGGAACGGCGCAGCGAGGTCTTCGTCTCCCGCGCCGACGACGTCCTCGTCCAGTACGTCTCCCAGCCCGGCCCGGTGGTCGAGGTCGACCTCGACCACCGGCTGCCCGGCGTCCCCGCGGAACTCGCGACCGGGCGTGGCCTCGCCACCGCCGGCCGCGAGGCCGTCCTCACCCTGCGGGCCCGCTACCCGGACAGCCCGCTCGGCTACACCGGCCTCACCCTCCTCCTCAGCGACACCGGCCGCACCACGATCACCGCCTCGGGCGTACGGATCGAGGGCGCCCGGCAGCTGCTGCTCCTCACCCGGGTACGCCGGCACGAGGCCGACACCTGCACGGCCATGGACGGGGAGACCGAGGGGCTGCGCGCCCTGGTCGATTCCGGTGGGCCCCTCCCGGACCTCGCCGTCGTCCACGCCCGGCTGCTCGCCCGGCACACCGCGCTGCACGGCCCCGCCTACGGGCGCGTCGCCCTCGACCTCGGCGCGGACGCGACCGAGCGGGCCCTCCCCGGCTCCGCCCTGCTCGGCCGCCCCGACAGCGCCGCCCTCCTGGAACGCCTCTTCGCCGCAGGCCGCTACCACCTGCTCTCCTCCTCGGGCCTCCTGCCTCCCCGGCTCACCGGACTGTGGACCGGCGACTGGAACACCGCATGGTCGGGGGCGTTCACCACGAACGCCAACCTCAACCTCCAGACCGCCTCCGCCGTCGCCGCCGACCTCCCCGAGGTGACCGAGGCTCAGATCAGGCTCATCCGTCGGCAGTTGGCGGACTGGCGGGACAACGCCCGGGAGATCTTCGGCGCCCGCGGCATCGTCGCCCCCACCCACACGGACGGCGTCTCCGGGCACACGTACCACTTCAGCCGCGAGTACCCCCTCCACCTGTGGACCGCCGGAGCCGACTGGCTGCTCGTCCCGCCCCTCGCCCACGAGGAGGCGAGCGGACGGCGCGACCCGCGCGTCACCGGGATCCTCCGCGAACTCGCCGCGTTCTACGAGGACTTCCTCACGCGCACCGGACCCGACGGCCGGATCGTGATCGTCCCTTCCTACTCCCCGGAGAACCGCCCCCAAGGCGGAAGCTGGGGCGCCGTCGACGCCACCATGGACATCGCCGCCGCCCGGCACGCCCTGCGCGCCGCCGCCGACCGTGCCCCGGACCCGGACGCCACCCGGCTCCGGGCCCTCACCGACCGGCTGCCGCCGTACCGGGTCAACGGCGACGGCGCGCTCGCCGAATGGGCCCGCCCCGGGCTCGGCGACCGCTACGACCACCGGCACCTCAGCCACCTCTACCCGGTCTGGCCGCTGGACGAGATCAACCCGTACGACACCCCGGACCTCGCCCGGGCCGCCCGACGCGCCCTCGAACTCCGGGGCAGCGAGAACGACTCCGCCCACGGACACCTCCACCACGGCCTGGTCGCCGCCCGGCTCGGGGACGCCGCCCGCACCGAGGGCGCCCTCGCCCGCGTGCTTACCGGGGACTACTTCCACGACTCCCTCATGAGCGCCCACTATCCGGCCCGCGACGTCTACAACGCCGATGCCGCGCACACCCTGCCCGCGCTCCTGATCGAGGCCCTCGTGCAGTCGACGCCCGACCGGCTCGTGCTCCTGCCCGCGCCGCCCGCCCGCTGCCCGCGCGGCCGGCTCACAGGCGTACGGACCCGGTTCGGCGCACGCGTCGACCTGGACTGGTCACCGGGGGAGTACCACGCGGTCGTCCGGCCGGACCGGGACGCGAACGTCGAGCTCCGGAACCCGGCGGGGGCGACCCGGCTCGTCCTGCGCGCGGGCGAGGCGCGGGTCGTCAGCTCCTGA
- a CDS encoding beta-galactosidase, whose protein sequence is MPPSLDDLTRTPGRPPRLLYGGDYNPEQWPEETWAEDARLMREAGVTSVTLGVFSWSRIEPTPGAREFDWLDRVMDLMHAHGIGVVLATPTSSPPPWLGHRHPETLPRDEDGRTEWWGSRQHFSHSSEVYRRHAAAITEDLAVRYARHPALTMWHINNEYCTIDWGDEAARTFRRWLQDRYGSLDALNTAWGSDFWGQRYGAWHEVLPPRRTHYLKNPTHVLDFRRYTSDLLLECYRAERDIVRRHTPHLPVTTNFMPFWSGQDGWAWAAEEDVVSVDVYPDPRDPGAGQYNAMTADLTRSEAGGRPWMVMEQAAGAVNWRAVNHPKPDGLNRLWALQSVAHGADAVCYFQWRQSRQGAEKFHSGMLGHAGERGRVFRETVRIGEDLATLGPRVAGSRVTTEIALLHDWNSWWTESHEGALSTRVDHAELVRAWHRALWDAHLPVSFAHPHHDLSGHRLVLVPHLHLLDDRAIENLTAYVRGGGTLVCGFLTGIADQDDRVRPGGMDARLRELLGIDVLQEWWPLDEDEHVDCGTFHGTLWSEELTPAAGAETVAAYRGGELDGLPAILRNGRAWYVSTLPEPAALSGLLASVARETGVRPVLDGLPEGVEAVRRGELLFLLHHGPDAVTVPLPGRHRDLLTGTVTEGTVKLDRFGVVVLEEHPPTPGEDRP, encoded by the coding sequence ATGCCTCCCAGCCTCGACGACCTGACCCGCACGCCCGGCCGGCCGCCCCGGCTGCTGTACGGCGGCGACTACAACCCCGAGCAGTGGCCCGAGGAGACCTGGGCCGAGGACGCGCGGCTCATGCGGGAGGCCGGAGTCACCTCCGTCACCCTCGGCGTCTTCTCCTGGTCCCGCATCGAACCCACCCCGGGGGCCCGGGAGTTCGACTGGCTCGACCGCGTCATGGACCTGATGCACGCCCACGGCATCGGTGTCGTCCTGGCCACCCCCACCTCCTCGCCCCCGCCGTGGCTGGGGCACCGCCACCCGGAGACGCTGCCCCGCGACGAGGACGGCAGAACCGAATGGTGGGGCTCCCGCCAGCACTTCTCCCACTCCAGCGAGGTCTACCGGCGTCACGCGGCCGCGATCACCGAGGACCTCGCCGTCCGGTACGCCCGCCACCCCGCACTGACCATGTGGCACATCAACAACGAGTACTGCACCATCGACTGGGGCGACGAGGCCGCCCGTACCTTCCGTCGCTGGCTCCAGGACCGGTACGGCAGCCTCGACGCCCTCAACACCGCCTGGGGCAGCGACTTCTGGGGTCAGCGGTACGGCGCGTGGCACGAGGTCCTGCCGCCCCGTCGCACCCACTACCTGAAGAACCCGACCCACGTCCTCGACTTCCGGCGCTACACCTCCGACCTGCTCCTGGAGTGCTACCGCGCCGAACGCGACATCGTCCGCCGCCACACCCCGCACCTCCCCGTGACCACCAACTTCATGCCCTTCTGGTCCGGCCAGGACGGCTGGGCCTGGGCGGCGGAGGAGGACGTCGTCTCCGTCGACGTCTACCCCGACCCCCGGGACCCGGGCGCCGGACAGTACAACGCGATGACCGCCGACCTGACGCGCTCCGAGGCCGGCGGACGACCGTGGATGGTGATGGAGCAGGCCGCCGGAGCGGTCAACTGGCGGGCCGTCAACCACCCCAAGCCGGACGGCCTCAACCGCCTCTGGGCGCTCCAGTCCGTCGCCCACGGCGCCGACGCCGTCTGCTACTTCCAGTGGCGCCAGTCCCGCCAGGGAGCGGAGAAGTTCCACTCCGGCATGCTCGGCCACGCCGGCGAACGCGGCCGGGTCTTCCGCGAGACCGTCCGCATCGGCGAGGACCTCGCCACGCTCGGCCCCCGGGTTGCGGGAAGCCGTGTGACCACCGAGATCGCCCTCCTCCACGACTGGAACTCCTGGTGGACGGAGTCCCACGAAGGGGCGCTCTCCACCCGCGTCGACCACGCCGAGCTCGTCCGCGCCTGGCACCGTGCCCTCTGGGACGCCCACCTCCCCGTCTCCTTCGCCCACCCCCACCACGACCTGAGCGGCCACCGCCTCGTCCTCGTGCCCCACCTCCACCTCCTGGACGACCGGGCGATCGAGAACCTCACCGCGTACGTGCGCGGCGGCGGCACCCTCGTCTGCGGCTTCCTCACCGGCATCGCCGACCAGGACGACCGGGTCCGCCCCGGCGGCATGGACGCCCGGCTCAGGGAACTCCTCGGCATCGACGTGCTCCAGGAGTGGTGGCCCCTCGACGAGGACGAGCACGTCGACTGCGGCACCTTCCACGGCACCCTGTGGTCCGAGGAGCTCACCCCGGCTGCGGGCGCCGAGACCGTCGCCGCCTACCGGGGCGGCGAGCTCGACGGACTGCCCGCGATCCTCCGCAACGGCCGCGCCTGGTACGTCTCCACCCTCCCCGAACCCGCCGCGCTGAGCGGTCTGCTCGCCTCCGTCGCGCGCGAGACCGGGGTCCGGCCGGTCCTCGACGGCCTCCCCGAGGGCGTCGAGGCCGTCCGCCGAGGCGAGCTGCTGTTCCTCCTCCACCACGGCCCCGACGCCGTGACGGTGCCGCTGCCCGGCCGCCACCGCGACCTCCTCACCGGCACCGTGACGGAGGGGACCGTGAAGCTGGACCGGTTCGGCGTCGTCGTCCTGGAGGAACACCCGCCCACACCGGGGGAGGACCGCCCGTGA